CGGAGAATGATTTCGCTTTGACTTAGAACAAAGGAGAATCGAACTTCCACCTGAAAACAGATATCTTCTCAGAAGTGGAAATTACTAAAAAAAATCGGGCCATTCTTGAAATCCGTTTGAACTTTCTCAACAAACGGTGCGCGGCCGAACGTAAGCCCGCGAAAAAATCTTTCCTTAGAAAAAACTAAATTCTTCCAAAGAAAACAAAGAATTTGATTTTCAATGAAAAAGAAAAATCGGATGGTTTCCAAAATGAAAACCATATTCACGTTATTTGTATTTCTAATTCTCACTTTCGAAAATTGTAAAACACCGACAATTGAAGAGCTTATCGATCAGAGGTTGATCAAATCCTACGATCAGACCGAAACATTAAACTTATACTACGCAACTCTAAGAACTCAAAATCCGAACGCACAGATCGGATGCAACGATTCTTATTTTCTCACGAACGGCGGAAGAGAACTCAAGACTGGATATTGTATCGTAAACGTTCCTGCAAATCACGAAGTCGGAGCTCTTCCGAGCGGACTCGGAAGTAGAGAAACCCTATTTCAATTTCTTGGTCACAAGGCGTTTGAAAAACAAGAAACCTTTTTAGAAGATCTGAAAAAAGATCCCTTCGACGAAGTGCTCGTCTTTGTCCACGGATTCAACGTACGTTTTGAAGAAGCGATTCTCAGAGGAGGACAAATTCGATACGACCTCAAGTTCCCCGGAAAAGTAGTGATCTTTACCTGGCCGGCCGGGAGCGAGGGAGGAATTCTCAATCAAGTTCTCGTCAAAGGGACGTATGAAAAAAATCTTTTATCAGCAAGAAGCTCAAGAGAAGAATTTAAGAATTTTCTAAAGTCTATGCAAGCCCTCGGTAAAAAAGTGCATCTGCTCGTACACTCGATGGGACACCAGGTGGTTTTACCTGCGTTAGCCGAAATCGGAAAAGAAGCGAAAGAACCGATTTTAAAAGAATTAATTCTCAACGCGCCGGATTTTGATTCCGGAGAATTTAGACTCATTGCGGATCAGCTCCCAAAAGCCGCAAAAAGAATCACACTCTACTGCTCTCCTGGCGACAGCGCACTTCAAGCATCGGCTACCGTAAACCAAGGAGGACGATTAGGATCTTGCAATCTTGTCCCCGGAATCGACGTAATCAACGTAAACCCGGTCGATTCTTCCCTAATCTCAATGGGACACGGTTACTATTCTTCCAAACCGATTCTTACGGACATCTATCAGATCCTCTTAGGGGTGAAGGCGGAAAAAAGACTCTTTATTCGGAAGTCTTCCGGAAACGAAAACTTCGTTCTACGAAATTAGAAAAAACGAATATTCTTTAACAAGATCGATTCGAAACAAAAGATCTTTTGATTCCGAATTGGAGACCGCATATCATTTTGAACGATACACGGTCTCCTACGTTCTTGCGAACGGAACGATCAAACGGATTTCTGTTCTCTGTTATATTTTAGTAATTTAACAATTGCATAAATTTCGGGAATCATAGGCAAAAAACCGCCGTATCGTTTTGGATTTGAATTTTCAAAAGATGACTCGGGTCCGCTCGCCCGTTTTGAAGTCTTTTTACGAAAATTACATCCGAATGAACTTCAAAACTTTTTCGGACCTTTGCATAAAAGCAAAGGATTTGGTCAGGATTCTATTCCCAAAAAGCGTCTAAAGTTAAAACGGAGCGTAATTTTTGCCGGTCCTTTTTTTGTTTTCCCGAAAACCGCCCCAGAAAGAGTGGGAAAGGTATGAGGAACTCCTCAAATGCGAAAACACAATTTTACCATAACTTTTTCCGTATTTTGACAAATTATCTTGTTGAATTCGGGGTTATTCTTAGTAACTAATGAATATGCTTCAGAAACCCAAAATTTTGGTCGTTGAGGACGAGATCATCGTTGCTGTCAACCTAGGCCAAAAGCTAAAAAAATTGGGCTACGAGCTCGTTGGAATTACTTCCTCCGGCGAAGAAGCCATCCAAAAGGCCGAAGAAAATCACCCTGACCTCGTTTTAATGGACATAAACATAGAAGGCAATCTCGACGGAATCGAAACCGCAGAAGTCCTAAGAAATCGTTTTCATACCCCGGTTATCTATCTCACCGCCTACGCCGACGAAAACACTTTGGATCGGGCTAAAAAGACCCAACCCCTCGGTTATATCGTAAAACCCTTTGAGTCGGATCAACTTCGATCTTCTATCGAAGTCGCGCTTTATAAAAATGAAATTGAACAGAGATCAAAGCAAACCGAAGAAAAACTCAAAGGCGCATTAGATCAGCTCGGAGCTGGAATCGTAACAACTGACGAAAACGGACTTCTTCTTTTTATGAATCCCGCGGCGGAAAAGCTCACCGGTTGTAAATACGACGAGCACCTCGGAAAGCCAGTTCAGGAAATTTTACATTTTAAAAACGGAAACGGGGAAATAACGGAGAATTTAGTGGGAGAAGTGATTCTTTCCCGCCTCCCGAGAGAAAATGGAAACCTCATCTTAATCTCCAAAGACGGAACTCTTCAGGAAGTTCTTCTTCAGAGTTCTCCGATTTTAGGAACCGAGGAAAAGCTGACCGGAACTTTTAACATTCTGAGAACCAAAGAGCAGAACAGCACGGCCGGGGAAAAAGACACTTATCTCAAAGAAATTCATCATAGAATCAAAAACAATCTTACCATCATATCTTCCATCTTTAGTCTGAGATCGGGTCAGGCCAATGGAGAATCCAACGAGGTTCTTCGGGAAAGCCAGAATCGTCTGAGAGCGGTAGCTCTTCTCCATGAGATTCTCTACGAGAGCAAAGACCTTTCTTCGATCAGCTTCGAACTCTACGTAAAAAAACTTACCGACGCTCTTTTTGAAATCTATCAAGTGAACCGAGAGCAAATCCGTCTCGAATTGAATATTCAAGAATCTAAGGTAAAAGCCGAAATCGGAATGAACCTCGCTTTGATTATCAACGAACTCATTACAAATTCTCTGAAACACGGACTCGCGGATTCCAAAGCAGGCGCGATTCGAATTCAATTTACGAGAGAGAATGATATGCTCACTCTGGAAGTTTCCGACAATGGAAACGGTCTTCCGGAAGAATCCTTAAGAAACCGAAACCCAAGTTCGCTGGGCCTTTCCTTGGTCGAATCCCTCGCGAAACAAATCGGTGGAAAGGTAGATCTTCTCAATCAGGAAGGCGCTTGTGTTAAGCTCCGCTTTCCCGCTTCTACTTGAAAGTAGGAACTCCTTCTTTCTGCCACCTCTGCCGATCTTAGATTACCCTCTTCGTTTTTCCAAAGTCCTACCTTGAAGTGAAGAAAATGGGAGATCCCCTTTCTTTCGTGTAGCAAACTGACTCTCCCTAGATCAATCCAACAGCGGCCTGTAATATCTGTAAAAGTAGGAACTCCCTCTTTCTTCCCGTTCTCCCGGAAAAACCTCCCTTCTCAGCAAAGTCCTTTCCAAAAAAATGCGGGAACTCCCGCGATTTCCCTCTTCCACAGAAGAATCCACCTTCCCCAGAAGTTCTCTCCATTCTTCCTTAGGATGCTGATGTCGAATTTTATCCCAGCTTATGATCATTCCCAATGCTCCCTTCGATATTGAGAATCATTCTCATATTAAGAAAAATGTCCAGTATTTCTTGGATCCAGGAATGACTTGTAAGAATTTTTTTCCCTCCCAGACTGGCCGAGATGAAAACCAAATTCGAATTTTTTGAAATCGTTGAAAGACCAGAAGACAAAACCGCAATTCTCTATTTAAACCGTCCCGAAAAAAGGAACGCAATGAACTGGCCTTTCTGGAGAGATCTCCCCGAGGCAATCGAAGAAATCGATTCCAATCCTCATGTTCACGCCTTCATCATCGCTGCGCGAGGAAAGTCATTTTCCACGGGATTGGATCTGGATTCATTCTTCCAACAATTCGGAAGCTCGATCCAAGCCCCGCTCGGAGACGACCGGAGAAAATTTTTTGATCTCATCTTAAGAATGCAAAAAGGAATCAACGCGGTTTATAATTCTTCCAAACCTTCAATCGCTGCGGTTCAAAGACATTGTATCGGCGGAGGTTTGGATCTAATCTCTGCGTGTGATATTCGTTATGCGACCGTGGATGCGTCGATTTCTCTCCGAGAAGCCAAGGTCGCGATCGTCGCGGACATGGGTTCGATCAATCGTCTCCCTGCGATCATCGGACAAGGACATACTCGAGAATTGGCCCTTACCGGAAAAGACATCGACGGACCGGAAGCGGAAAGAATCGGCCTCGTTACAAAAGTCTTCCAAACGGAAGAAGAGATGATGAATGTCGCTTTAGCAACTGCGAAAGAAATCGCGGAGAATCCGAAGCTCGTGGTTTCCGGTGTAAAAGACGTAATGCGTTATTCGGAAGGAAAAACTTTGGAAGCGGGTTTGAACTATGTGGCTCTTTGGAATTCGAGTTTCTTGGATTCCGCAGATTTTAGAGGAGCGTTGCAATCTTTCAAGGAGCGCAAGCGTCCCCTCTACAATCAAAACTGATTAAGCGTAAAGGTCCAGGATTCGTCTCTGTCCTTCTTCTTTTGAATTCTGGACTCCGGCCTCTACCGCGAGGTTGAGCATCTTTCGATTCAAATCGCTCTGTGCCTGAAAAATTTCTCTGGGTAGATTGGCTACCCTCTCCAAAAGTAAACTCTGGTTGGTGTTTCCGTTGATATTCATAAATTCCCTCTTTATGAGAATTTGGGGTTTTTCTCTCTTTTTCCCCCAATTCTATTCTCGGTTGATAAATAGAAAACTTGATTATTTTTTGAAAATTTTTACCCTGTCCAAACTGTGAGTTTCCCTACACTGATCAGATCTGCGATTCAGAGGGAGAATCAAAGAGAATTCACCAAGGCTTTCAACCTCTACAAAGAAGCCCTCTCTTTTACCAAAAGTCCAAAAACCATTCTCAAGATCCGAAATCGACAAGCTTGGTGCCAGTATCATATTGGAAATACAAGAGAAACCCTAAATCTCTTTCACGAAATCATCACTCAATATCCCGATGAACCGGGAAGTTATCTCTACTATTCGAATTATCTCATCAAAGTGAGTAACTTCAAACAAGCGAAGAAAATTTTGACAAAGGGAATCGATCTTTATCCGGATCAGTTGGAACTTTATCTTACTCTCGCCTCTCTTCTCAAAGATACGGACCGATCCAACGAAGCGATCGCCGTCTTAAAACAAGCTCTTGCACAGGAAAAACTTTCCAGAGGAAGAGGAATTCTCCGCAAAGACATATGGGCTGAACTCGGACATCTCTATTATCAAAGAGGCGATTATAACTCGGCTCTTGTTTCTCTCAAAACTTCCATGAGAATGGACAACGACGAGAATTTTCTTCACTACGACATGATCGCCCAGTGTTATCTAAAAGTCGCCGATCATAAGAATGCGTTGAAGTTTATCGATCTCTACATCCAATACTTCGGAGAATCGGATTCCGACATTTTGATCATCAAGGCGAGAGCTCACGCTCAACTCGGAGAAAGTCATCTGGCCTGCGCTTCCCTTCTCCAAGCCTACTCGATGGAAAACGGCTTAAAACTAAACGCGGAAGATATGGTCGATTTTGCTCCGCTCCTTCAAACTGGATTTTTTGATACATTAGAAAATGTTGAAATAGAAGAACCATAAAAATAGAAACCCTTTGTTTTCGATGAGTTTCACTTTCACGCGGACAAACTAAAATTGTAAGAATCCCTCTCGAAGAATCCTCATAATTTTCGAGAAAAACGGCTGAAATCGAAAGACATCGGAGTATAACAAGAAACGATATTGAAAAATCGAACCAGCCAAAATCGACAAAAATAAAACGTTCTATTTCGGAAGGCCTTTCGTTCGTAGGCGGAAAGAATTTCTTGACTGTTTTATTTTTTCCGATTTTTTAGAAACGCTCGTATCGAAAATTCTTTTTAAATTCCAAGCATAGGATCTGAAATGAGAATCTTTATCTTTTATCGTTTGGTTCAATCCTTGTTTGGAATGATCTTTCTAAAAAGACTTCTTAAAAAAGAAAAAATCGGAAGTCTATTTCGAATCGGCTCCACTAACTACGGAAGTCATTTTGCAAAAACGTACAACCTCATGGATCGGAACACCATCTTTGGAAATCTTTCAAAAAACAAGATCTCTTCTCGGTTTCTAATCCTTCTCCTTGTATTCTGCGCCTCTCCTCGTTTTGCGGAAACTCTATCCAAAGAACAATTAAAGCTCGTAAGCGTGGTTCACTCCATCATAGACGATCTAGACGACTTAGTGCTTAAAAAACAGATCAACGAAAAAGACGACGTACATCTTCTCGTAAAGGAATCGATTACAAAGCTTAGAAGCGGCGTCTTGAGAGTCGGGATTCGAGAAGATATGGATCGGGATATTTTCGGTTCGGCGGCTTTTTCTATCCGTTCCAAAGAAGATCCGGATCCGAGTATCTATCTCAGTCCTTATCTTTTAGAACTTTATCAGAGTCACCCCTCTATCGTTCTCTCCGCCTTTGTCCACGAATGTCAGCATTCTAAAAGTTACTTCGACGATCCCGAACGTTTTGTAGATTTGAGTTCTACGAGCGCGCTCGAAAAATATCTGTATGAACTGGATTCTTACAATCGAGAGTCTCAATTCATTCTAAAATACTTAAAGAAGAATCCAAAATATAAACTTACTCCATTTGAAATCCTTCTTTCTACGAGTTTCGAAAAGGACAACTTGAACTACTTCTCATACGCGGCGCTCGGTCACGACATGTCTCTCGCTGCCTATCTCTACAACGTGGCGGGTTTTAAACTTTCCTACGAAGAGAAGATAAAACTGATAGAAAAAACTTTGGATCAACTTCTCTCGACTCCCTTAGACAACAAATCGGATCCCTGGAATCAATACCAACAAGTGGTTCCGATCTATTCCTTTCTTCAATTTGCTCCTCAGGCGATTCGAAACATCGATACCCTCCATGATAAGATAGTGGATCAATCTAAGTATGACTTACAAAAACAACACGCGGATTTATACGAACGACTACTCGTGCTCGAAAAAGTATTCGGCGACAATATACAAAAATACAAATATTTGCAGAGCACTCTTGATAAACTCAAACAGTTAGAGTAGACTTTCGATTAAATTATATAAGAAAGAATTCCGACTAAACCAAACCCACAGGAGATCTGTATGAAATATAGAATCGTCGTAGCGTTTTTGATGCTCCTTTCTTTCGGTCTGTACCCGCAACAGAACGAAGAAGCGAATCAAATCGTTAAAAATCTAAAATACCAAACCGGAAAGATTGTGTTAGGCGACAATCTGGCAACGTTAACCGTCCCTCCGCACTTTCGATACATAGACGGAAAACAGAGTAAACTTGTTCTGGAAAAAGTCTGGGGAAATCCGCCGGGTCCGGAACCCCTTGGAATGTTATTCCTAAAAAATGAGTCTCCAATCAGTCAGAACTTTACCTTCGCGATCAGCATCGGCTTTTCGGAAGAAGGTTTTATCAAAGACGACGATGCGAAGGATATGGACTACGAAGATCTTCTGGATGAAATGAAAGACGATACGAAAGAATCCAACGAAGAGCGAAAAAAAGAAGGTTATCAATCCGTAGAACTCGTCGGCTGGGCATCGCCTCCTTTTTACGACGAAAAAACAAAAAAATTACACTGGGCAAAAACTCTAAAATTCGAAGGTAGCGAAGTCGATACACTCAATTATAATATTCGAATGTTGGGCAGAAAAGGGGTTTTGATTTTAAACGTGATTGCGGACATAGACAAACTTCCGCAGGTGAATCAAGAATTGGACGCGATCGTAAATTCTACGGAGTTCAACGAAGGAAGTCGCTATTCCGATTTTAATCCGGGATTGGATACCGTAGCCGCTTACGGGATCGGCGGTTTGATTGCCGGAAAAGTTTTGGCCAAAGCCGGTCTATTTGCTCTACTTCTAAAATTCTGGAAAGTGATCGCGTTAGCCGCTATCGGAGGCTTCAGCGTCCTGAAAAAATTCGTCTTCAGAGAAAAGACTTCCCCTCCTCCGACTGACGACACGACAAATACATAATAAAAATAGAATGTGTTTTATAAAAGATCGGAGTAAGAATTACAGAGTTCAGGCTCGATAAATCAAAACTCCGATCTTATTTCTTTTCTTTTCCCATTCTCATCCAAGAAATAGAATGCCGAATCCGTTTATTTCTTGGAATCGATCCTATCGAACACAAAAGAAACGATCGAAGCGTGCGGTTAACACAAACAAAGTCCACCTCATTTTACAAGAGAACGGACTTAAAGTCCGACTCAATCTTTTTTTAGATGGAATTCATTTGTCGGAACAATTGAGTCTGCGATAAAATCATTGACAACGTCTATGATAAGTAAAGACGAAGGTTCAATTTATGTTCCAGTGACTTAGAAAGAATTCGAATTTTTGTTTTAAACAATCTTAGAAGTGATCTTTTAAAACAAGAATCGATAAGAACATAAATTTCACTGAGGAATTTTCGGACCCAACTCTATAATCAACTGTTCTTCCGGAACTGTGAGATCGATCTTATCGACTTTTTCCGGGATTCTTCCCGCAAGAACGTCTTCGGTAAGATTTTTAATTTTTGCTAATATAGTTTCATCGGTGCAATTGGAAATCGAGACGATGTTCGGAAGATCTCTTCCCCAGGAAAAACGGATTCCCGGACTTTCCACAAAAAAGGATTCGGTAATTCCGTCTCCTTCCTTATCGATCATCGTAAAAACGGTGGAGTCTCCCGTGACTACGATTGCCTTCTTTCCTTTTTTGACCTTGTCGATTTTTACGCGAGTATTGGTCATCTCGCGGTTCCAAAGATAATAGTATAATTTTCTAATTTGAGAATCGATGAGGCGATCTCTCGCCGTTTTATACAATTCTCCGTATTTTTTTCCTACTTCCTCTTCGCCTTTCATCTGGCCGTCGAGTTCCCTCGGAGTCGTAGAATGAAGATAATAATCCGGAATTCCATTGACCGTATTGATATAGAACGACTGATCCTTTCTATCGCCCGGATACGGATTCGTTTCGGGGCTCGGATTTTTAAGAAAGGCGAGAAGCTGGTCTCTTCTCTCATTTACTTTTTTACGAAGTTCTTCCGCTCTAAATCGAAGTGAACTCGTCTTAGGAGATTCTTTTCCATAAAATTTCTCCGATCTTTCGAGTTCCGCGCTGACGGCTCTTTCGGAAGAATAATTCTTAAGAAGGTCTTCGTCGTATTTCATGAGAAGATCCAATTCTTTGGAACGTTTCATCGGGTCCGCAGAAACCTGTTTCGTCTCATTCTTGTTAGGTGAATTGGATGAGTTCGTTTCATTCGGCTTGTTTGAACCGGAAGCGTTTTCGGGAGTTTTTACGCCGGTGATACTTCTTTCGGACTCGGGAAGTCTGTTGTAATCCGATTCCAACTCTCGAAGTCTTGCGTAATTGGAGATTTTTACGAGATAGTCTTTTTCTTTTTCTCTTACGCCGTTCGGATCGTCGTATCCGTCTTTTAAAAGTGTAAGTTGACCCTTATAAATGATCATAAGAGTCGCTTCGGAAGAATCCCGATTCGGGTTACGATCCGCGAGGGCTTTTCCTTCCTTATCGACTAACTGAACAAAATGGAATGCGAGTCGATCTGTGCGGAATTCCGTAATATTCTGTATATCGGGTGAAATTTGTAAATCGGAGGAAGACCAGAGAGCCCCTCCCAAAATGAAAAGGACGAACAGAAAAACGAGTTTGTTTTTTCCGATAAGAAACAAGCGATCCATAAAATTGGATTTCATCTTGTTTCTATTATCGGCTTTTAAAGCGTTGGAATGAGAGAATTCAGTTCCTTTTGTGGCTTAAATTGAGAGAATATTCCATTCCGGGAATAGTCTCGGGAAGACCGTCGAGCCTATATTCTACGCTTTGAATGTCTGAAAAGTTTTCGAAAACGGTCTTTTCCAAAGCGATAAACGTGGAATCCAAAAGTGCCATCTTCTTACGAGCGATTTCCTTCTGTTTGTCCTCTTCTTTCATCTGCTGTTGTACGTAAGTATAATCGATTCTAAACTTCATTCCGGAAAGAATTTCCTGAAGAGTCGACTTTCTAAAATCAAGAATCAAGGTGTTTCCGTTTTTCCAAATGGCTTTGACCGCGTATTGAATTTCAGGTAAACGTTTTAGGTTTTTATAATGTTCTCCCTTGCCGGAAGCAAATGCCTTATCAAAATACGAGGATTCGCTGATTTCCCCGATGAGGGTCATCGTCTTGCGGCGGAACTCGTCCTCTTCCAAAAGAACTTTTCTTCGAACCGGAAAGACCTGTCTTTCTCCGTCCGAACCGTAGATGGTGATCTCCGTTCTCGGATCCATGTTTCCGACTTCATAGAGAGAAAAAGGAACGAGCGTAATAAATGGATTGTGACCGGCGAGAATAAAGGAAGTAAAAAACAAAATGACTCCGATCCAAGCGTAGGTGAGAAACAAAGTTCTTCGCGAAACTCCGTCTTCTGTCGCAGTACGAAACAGCCAGAGATAACCGAGATTGATTTTTACTCCCGCGGCCTTGATCGCTTCCCATGCCGCGTCTCTGATCGCGATTGCAGATTCTTTAATTTTTTGCCAATTCATATCCCCGGATTCCCTCTACGATGCTTTTCGCTAACTTGACTTGCAAACCCTTGCTCTGCAAAAGTTTGGATTCTTTCTCATGCGAGAGATAGCCCATTTCCACGAGAACCGCTGGCATAAGGCTTCCTCTCAGGACTGAAAAATCGGCCTTTTTCACTCCCCTGGACAGGATTTGAGGTTGGAGCTTTTTTTTCATCTCCGATTCCAAAGACCTTGCTAAGATTCTGCTCCTTCTCTGGATCAAAGAAGACATCATTCCCGCCTGAACTCGTTTTACCGCCGAGCTTCCTCGGGGTTTGAGAATCCTGTTTTCCAGAAGAGCGGTTTCTCTCGCCGATTCCGTGGAAGGCGTTTGAGAAAGATAATAGATCTCGAAACCGTTCACGTCCTCGTTGATGGAAGAATTACAGTGAAGACTGATAAACAAAGAACTTCCCGTTTTTTTGAGTTCTCTATTTGCGATTTCGGAACGGCGTTCCAATTCCACAAACGTATCGTCCGGTCTCGTGAGGACAACGTTGATCTCCGGATAAACCTTCTCGAAGAATTTTTTAAGAATTTTTGCCACTTGGAGAGAAACGTCTTTCTCGTGAGTTCCGGAATCGGAGGCGGTTCCGGGATCTTTTCCTCCGTGACCGGCGTCGATAAGAATGGTCTTGATCCCGAGTTTTTCGGCGCTCGGAAGGATTTCCAACTCCAACACGTTTTCCTTATATTCGTAACGGACGTCTTCGGACATCAACTGAACAAAGAGGGCTTCTATGATTTCGGGAGGAATGAGAAAATCTCTTTCCTTATACAAAACGGGCGCCGAGATTTTTTCTATC
This is a stretch of genomic DNA from Leptospira tipperaryensis. It encodes these proteins:
- a CDS encoding alpha/beta hydrolase — encoded protein: MKTIFTLFVFLILTFENCKTPTIEELIDQRLIKSYDQTETLNLYYATLRTQNPNAQIGCNDSYFLTNGGRELKTGYCIVNVPANHEVGALPSGLGSRETLFQFLGHKAFEKQETFLEDLKKDPFDEVLVFVHGFNVRFEEAILRGGQIRYDLKFPGKVVIFTWPAGSEGGILNQVLVKGTYEKNLLSARSSREEFKNFLKSMQALGKKVHLLVHSMGHQVVLPALAEIGKEAKEPILKELILNAPDFDSGEFRLIADQLPKAAKRITLYCSPGDSALQASATVNQGGRLGSCNLVPGIDVINVNPVDSSLISMGHGYYSSKPILTDIYQILLGVKAEKRLFIRKSSGNENFVLRN
- a CDS encoding histidine kinase dimerization/phosphoacceptor domain -containing protein gives rise to the protein MNMLQKPKILVVEDEIIVAVNLGQKLKKLGYELVGITSSGEEAIQKAEENHPDLVLMDINIEGNLDGIETAEVLRNRFHTPVIYLTAYADENTLDRAKKTQPLGYIVKPFESDQLRSSIEVALYKNEIEQRSKQTEEKLKGALDQLGAGIVTTDENGLLLFMNPAAEKLTGCKYDEHLGKPVQEILHFKNGNGEITENLVGEVILSRLPRENGNLILISKDGTLQEVLLQSSPILGTEEKLTGTFNILRTKEQNSTAGEKDTYLKEIHHRIKNNLTIISSIFSLRSGQANGESNEVLRESQNRLRAVALLHEILYESKDLSSISFELYVKKLTDALFEIYQVNREQIRLELNIQESKVKAEIGMNLALIINELITNSLKHGLADSKAGAIRIQFTRENDMLTLEVSDNGNGLPEESLRNRNPSSLGLSLVESLAKQIGGKVDLLNQEGACVKLRFPAST
- a CDS encoding crotonase/enoyl-CoA hydratase family protein, whose protein sequence is MKTKFEFFEIVERPEDKTAILYLNRPEKRNAMNWPFWRDLPEAIEEIDSNPHVHAFIIAARGKSFSTGLDLDSFFQQFGSSIQAPLGDDRRKFFDLILRMQKGINAVYNSSKPSIAAVQRHCIGGGLDLISACDIRYATVDASISLREAKVAIVADMGSINRLPAIIGQGHTRELALTGKDIDGPEAERIGLVTKVFQTEEEMMNVALATAKEIAENPKLVVSGVKDVMRYSEGKTLEAGLNYVALWNSSFLDSADFRGALQSFKERKRPLYNQN
- a CDS encoding tetratricopeptide repeat protein produces the protein MSFPTLIRSAIQRENQREFTKAFNLYKEALSFTKSPKTILKIRNRQAWCQYHIGNTRETLNLFHEIITQYPDEPGSYLYYSNYLIKVSNFKQAKKILTKGIDLYPDQLELYLTLASLLKDTDRSNEAIAVLKQALAQEKLSRGRGILRKDIWAELGHLYYQRGDYNSALVSLKTSMRMDNDENFLHYDMIAQCYLKVADHKNALKFIDLYIQYFGESDSDILIIKARAHAQLGESHLACASLLQAYSMENGLKLNAEDMVDFAPLLQTGFFDTLENVEIEEP
- a CDS encoding DUF2167 domain-containing protein encodes the protein MKYRIVVAFLMLLSFGLYPQQNEEANQIVKNLKYQTGKIVLGDNLATLTVPPHFRYIDGKQSKLVLEKVWGNPPGPEPLGMLFLKNESPISQNFTFAISIGFSEEGFIKDDDAKDMDYEDLLDEMKDDTKESNEERKKEGYQSVELVGWASPPFYDEKTKKLHWAKTLKFEGSEVDTLNYNIRMLGRKGVLILNVIADIDKLPQVNQELDAIVNSTEFNEGSRYSDFNPGLDTVAAYGIGGLIAGKVLAKAGLFALLLKFWKVIALAAIGGFSVLKKFVFREKTSPPPTDDTTNT
- a CDS encoding LIC_10740 family protein; translation: MNWQKIKESAIAIRDAAWEAIKAAGVKINLGYLWLFRTATEDGVSRRTLFLTYAWIGVILFFTSFILAGHNPFITLVPFSLYEVGNMDPRTEITIYGSDGERQVFPVRRKVLLEEDEFRRKTMTLIGEISESSYFDKAFASGKGEHYKNLKRLPEIQYAVKAIWKNGNTLILDFRKSTLQEILSGMKFRIDYTYVQQQMKEEDKQKEIARKKMALLDSTFIALEKTVFENFSDIQSVEYRLDGLPETIPGMEYSLNLSHKRN
- a CDS encoding N-acetylmuramoyl-L-alanine amidase family protein, with protein sequence MAKNQIYLWGLILFSFSLWELEAKVAIPTQSSERYVRFEDVQKEFPSLKSYFNPATFVGSIRHPSGEIRFRVGSSFYTFNQTIEKISAPVLYKERDFLIPPEIIEALFVQLMSEDVRYEYKENVLELEILPSAEKLGIKTILIDAGHGGKDPGTASDSGTHEKDVSLQVAKILKKFFEKVYPEINVVLTRPDDTFVELERRSEIANRELKKTGSSLFISLHCNSSINEDVNGFEIYYLSQTPSTESARETALLENRILKPRGSSAVKRVQAGMMSSLIQRRSRILARSLESEMKKKLQPQILSRGVKKADFSVLRGSLMPAVLVEMGYLSHEKESKLLQSKGLQVKLAKSIVEGIRGYELAKN